From Humisphaera borealis, the proteins below share one genomic window:
- a CDS encoding PilZ domain-containing protein encodes MQLTLKLLQLVAENLRSDEFSSRAKRTEPRVGLRAKAKIVPMVVDDRGIPPMEIWVRDISSSGIGFVVNRALPQGSFFLLKLQTPARDDLSIQYKVTYTNAIGGGSHVVGACFDRVVCANPTYVQGPLKMLGQRKAPKTAA; translated from the coding sequence GTTGCTTCAGCTGGTCGCGGAGAATCTGAGGTCTGACGAGTTCAGCAGCCGGGCCAAGCGCACCGAGCCGCGCGTCGGGCTTCGTGCCAAGGCGAAGATCGTCCCCATGGTTGTGGACGACCGTGGTATCCCTCCCATGGAAATCTGGGTCAGGGATATCTCTTCCAGCGGGATCGGCTTTGTTGTCAACCGCGCGTTGCCGCAGGGCAGCTTCTTCCTGCTCAAGCTGCAGACGCCGGCGAGGGACGATCTGTCCATCCAATACAAGGTGACCTACACCAACGCCATCGGCGGCGGCAGCCACGTGGTCGGCGCATGCTTCGATCGCGTCGTCTGCGCGAATCCTACCTATGTGCAAGGACCGCTGAAGATGCTCGGACAACGCAAGGCGCCCAAGACCGCCGCTTAA